A section of the Eriocheir sinensis breed Jianghai 21 chromosome 62, ASM2467909v1, whole genome shotgun sequence genome encodes:
- the LOC126986644 gene encoding putative uncharacterized protein DDB_G0287183, with protein sequence MRVTAAHLRARRVLRLCSSRGCVDVTEQGGGGGGGGGGGGRGLRGGGGGGGGEAEVSPLLQEAAMRKMVSSLRGASYRPTLPPEIATDAAIYVAVIVVFYAAIILLLVGTNLHRLRRRRRGPSSSPAQPLQTTITARGADSTSLLFPTSTPASPAAVTTALHDKERWQEQGEAVPV encoded by the exons ATGCGGGTAACGGCTGCTCACCTCAGGGCACGCCGGGTCCTTCGCTTGTGCTCCAGCAGAGG GTGTGTTGACGTGACGGagcagggcggaggaggaggaggagggggtggaggcggcggaagaggattgagaggaggaggaggagggggcggaggagaggCCGAGGTGTCGCCCCTCCTCCAGGAAGCGGCCATGAGGAAGATGGTGTCCAGCCTGCGGGGCGCCTCCTACCGGCCCACCCTGCCGCCGGAGATTGCTACGGATGCTGCCATTTACGTCGCG GTCATAGTGGTCTTCTACGCGGCCATCATCCTGCTCCTCGTGGGCACAAACCttcaccgcctccgccgccgccgcagagGCCCAAGCTCGTCCCCCGCACAGCCGCTACAGACCACCATCACGGCGCGAGGGGCGGACAGCACCTCGCTACTCTTCCCTACCTCAACGCCCGCCTCCCCCGCTGCCGTCACCACCGCCCTGCACGACAAGGAGCGGTGGCAGGAGCAGGGAGAGGCCGTGCCCGTCTGA